In Mycobacterium stomatepiae, the following are encoded in one genomic region:
- a CDS encoding M20 family metallo-hydrolase, whose protein sequence is MSTFGATSGGGVERLAATLEYGQTRKWFANWLSEHGFRVERDRIGNLFGFLELTPGAPYVLAGSHLDSQPRGGKFDGAYGVLAAAHAAIRVQESYRRTGARAAANIAVVDWFNEEGSRFKPGMMGSAVFTGKLDLEDALNTTDEAGATVRAALSEIGELGLTAVGLGSVVVAAYVEIHIEQGKVLEKEAKDIGLVVSTWAANKYEISVLGAQAHTGTTDMEDRQDALYGAALTVTAVREVADMFPGQLHSSCGQLTVFPNSPNVVAGEVHMYVDLRSSDDAILVEAEEILRQQCAAIEVKANVKIEKRRSHSWSANYYQPEGVELARRTVEDLGLSHVEIRTRAGHDSTNMKDLVPTVMLFIPSVGGISHSELEYTADPDLCNGVTLVAELLARLTTGELSSAAGQPPVSTLCR, encoded by the coding sequence ATGTCCACTTTTGGCGCCACCAGCGGGGGTGGAGTGGAACGACTAGCCGCGACGCTCGAGTACGGACAGACCCGTAAATGGTTCGCCAACTGGCTAAGCGAGCACGGGTTTCGCGTCGAGCGCGACCGCATCGGCAACCTGTTCGGATTCCTCGAACTGACTCCCGGAGCTCCCTATGTGCTCGCTGGCTCACACCTCGACAGCCAGCCAAGGGGCGGGAAATTTGACGGCGCCTACGGAGTGCTCGCGGCTGCGCACGCCGCAATTCGAGTCCAAGAGAGTTATCGGCGAACCGGCGCTCGCGCTGCGGCGAACATCGCCGTCGTGGACTGGTTCAACGAAGAGGGTTCGCGCTTTAAACCGGGCATGATGGGCAGTGCCGTCTTTACGGGAAAGCTGGACCTCGAAGACGCGCTGAACACGACCGACGAAGCGGGCGCCACTGTGCGCGCAGCGTTATCGGAAATCGGCGAGCTGGGGTTGACCGCCGTTGGCCTGGGGAGCGTAGTTGTCGCGGCCTACGTAGAGATCCACATTGAACAGGGCAAGGTTCTCGAAAAAGAAGCAAAAGATATTGGCCTGGTTGTGTCTACCTGGGCGGCGAATAAGTACGAGATTTCGGTGCTTGGCGCACAGGCGCATACGGGCACGACCGACATGGAAGACCGTCAGGACGCGCTATACGGCGCGGCACTGACGGTGACCGCCGTCCGCGAGGTCGCCGACATGTTTCCGGGACAGTTGCACAGCTCGTGCGGCCAGTTGACCGTGTTCCCGAATTCTCCCAACGTGGTTGCCGGCGAGGTCCATATGTACGTTGACCTACGCTCCTCCGACGATGCAATCCTGGTTGAGGCTGAAGAGATCCTGCGACAACAGTGCGCAGCTATTGAGGTCAAAGCCAACGTCAAAATCGAGAAACGACGCTCGCATAGCTGGTCGGCGAATTACTACCAACCCGAAGGCGTTGAACTCGCTCGCCGAACTGTTGAAGATCTGGGCCTCAGCCACGTTGAGATCCGCACCCGAGCCGGGCACGACTCAACCAATATGAAGGATCTGGTCCCCACGGTGATGTTGTTCATTCCCAGTGTTGGCGGAATCTCACACAGCGAACTGGAGTACACGGCCGACCCGGACCTGTGCAACGGAGTGACGCTAGTCGCCGAACTGCTTGCACGCCTTACTACCGGCGAACTCTCCAGCGCCGCCGGACAGCCCCCGGTCAGCACGCTATGCCGCTGA
- a CDS encoding CBS domain-containing protein — protein MHAADIVEEFPVITTDADSLEAVRMIAEQSLPGILVVDGSGGPFAVLPASQVVRFIVPRYVQDDPLLAGVLSESVADHVAERLNGKVVGAMLPEHLVDVPPADFDDTILEVAAKMARLRTPLIPVVKDGKLLGVITASRLLAAVLKL, from the coding sequence ATGCACGCCGCGGATATCGTCGAAGAGTTCCCGGTGATCACCACTGACGCGGACTCGCTTGAAGCCGTCCGCATGATTGCCGAACAAAGTTTGCCCGGGATATTGGTCGTTGATGGGTCTGGCGGACCGTTTGCGGTGTTGCCTGCCTCGCAAGTCGTCCGGTTCATCGTGCCCCGCTACGTGCAGGACGATCCATTGCTAGCAGGGGTACTGAGCGAATCGGTTGCCGACCACGTCGCAGAGCGGTTGAACGGTAAGGTGGTTGGCGCCATGCTGCCCGAACACCTGGTCGACGTGCCGCCTGCCGATTTCGACGACACCATCCTCGAGGTGGCCGCAAAGATGGCGCGCCTGCGGACCCCGCTGATTCCGGTCGTCAAGGACGGGAAGCTGTTGGGAGTGATCACGGCATCCCGCCTGCTCGCTGCGGTATTGAAGTTGTGA
- a CDS encoding epoxide hydrolase family protein — MKPFRIDVPDDVLDDLRSRLARTRWPEAECVDDWSQGIPLAYTREVADYWANDYDWRPREAALNRFDQFVTGIDGLDIHFIHQRSPHPDAFPLVITHGWPGSIVEFHKVIEPLTNPASGRDEDAFHVVCPSLPGYGFSGKPTHTGWGVEKIAEAWEQLMLRLGYERYGAQGGDWGAAVTTQIGRNGGHCAGIHLNMPIGRPGNLDNPTEEEQAALASLSEHQKWGMGYSTQQSTRPQTLGYGLVDSPAGQLAWIVEKFWAWADCDGHPENALSRDELLDNVMVYWVTGTAASSARLYWESFRVWRGGDRVELPTGVAAFPGELLKPPRNWCETSYNITHWTKMPRGGHFAAFEQPELFVDDVRAFFATVR; from the coding sequence GTGAAGCCGTTTCGAATCGACGTTCCCGACGACGTACTCGATGATCTGCGCTCGCGCCTGGCGCGCACCCGATGGCCGGAAGCCGAGTGTGTGGACGACTGGAGTCAGGGCATTCCGCTGGCCTACACCCGTGAGGTGGCCGACTACTGGGCCAACGACTACGACTGGCGACCGCGTGAGGCCGCGCTCAACCGCTTCGACCAGTTCGTCACCGGCATCGACGGGCTGGACATCCATTTCATCCATCAGCGATCCCCGCACCCCGACGCCTTCCCGCTGGTGATCACGCACGGCTGGCCGGGCTCAATTGTGGAGTTCCACAAGGTGATCGAGCCGCTGACCAATCCGGCGTCCGGGCGCGACGAGGACGCCTTTCACGTGGTGTGTCCGTCGCTACCGGGCTACGGCTTCTCCGGCAAGCCCACCCACACCGGGTGGGGCGTGGAGAAGATCGCCGAGGCGTGGGAGCAGCTGATGCTTCGCCTCGGCTACGAGCGCTACGGCGCCCAGGGCGGCGACTGGGGCGCGGCGGTCACGACCCAGATCGGCCGCAACGGCGGGCACTGCGCGGGCATTCATCTGAACATGCCGATCGGCCGGCCGGGGAATCTGGACAACCCGACCGAGGAGGAGCAGGCGGCCCTGGCCAGTCTGTCCGAACACCAGAAGTGGGGCATGGGGTATTCCACCCAGCAGTCCACCCGGCCACAAACGCTGGGTTACGGCCTGGTCGATTCGCCGGCAGGACAACTGGCGTGGATCGTCGAAAAGTTTTGGGCTTGGGCGGATTGCGACGGCCACCCCGAAAACGCGCTCAGCCGAGACGAACTACTCGACAACGTGATGGTCTATTGGGTGACCGGCACCGCCGCGTCCTCGGCTCGTCTGTACTGGGAAAGCTTCCGGGTCTGGCGCGGCGGGGACCGCGTCGAATTGCCCACCGGCGTCGCCGCTTTCCCCGGCGAGCTGTTGAAGCCGCCGCGGAACTGGTGCGAGACGAGCTACAACATCACGCACTGGACAAAGATGCCGCGCGGCGGTCACTTCGCCGCGTTCGAACAACCCGAACTGTTCGTCGACGACGTGCGCGCATTTTTCGCCACGGTGCGCTGA
- a CDS encoding SURF1 family cytochrome oxidase biogenesis protein: MRRLAFLLRPGWIALILVVIAFTYLCFMVLAPWQLGKNARTSRENHQIENSLNTAPVPLQTPLPQQDSSAPNAQWRRVTATGHYLPDVEVLARLRVVEGDQAFEVLAPFVVDGGPTVLVDRGYVRPLPGSHVPPIPRPPQDTVTLTARLRDSEPALADKEPFSRDGVQQVYSINTDQVSVLTKIPLAGSYLQLVENQPGGLGLIGVPHLDAGPFLSYGIQWISFGILAPIGLGYFAYSEIRIRRQEKQAKAPETPMTIEEKLADRYGRRR; encoded by the coding sequence ATGCGCCGCTTGGCATTCCTGCTACGACCAGGCTGGATCGCGCTAATCCTGGTGGTGATCGCCTTCACCTACCTGTGTTTCATGGTGCTCGCGCCGTGGCAGCTCGGAAAGAATGCCCGCACGTCGCGGGAGAATCACCAGATCGAGAACTCCCTGAATACCGCGCCGGTACCGTTGCAAACCCCGTTGCCGCAGCAGGATTCGTCGGCACCGAACGCGCAGTGGCGCAGGGTGACCGCAACCGGGCATTACCTACCCGACGTCGAGGTGCTGGCGCGGCTGCGAGTCGTTGAGGGAGATCAGGCCTTCGAGGTGCTGGCCCCGTTCGTCGTCGACGGCGGGCCGACTGTTCTCGTCGACCGCGGCTACGTGCGCCCCCTGCCCGGCTCGCACGTCCCACCGATCCCCCGCCCGCCGCAGGATACGGTGACGCTGACCGCGCGGCTGCGCGATTCCGAACCGGCGCTTGCGGACAAGGAGCCGTTCTCCAGAGACGGTGTGCAGCAAGTGTATTCGATCAATACCGACCAGGTCTCCGTGCTGACCAAGATTCCGCTGGCCGGGTCGTATCTTCAACTGGTCGAGAATCAGCCCGGGGGGCTCGGCCTGATCGGCGTGCCGCACCTCGACGCCGGCCCGTTTCTGTCCTATGGCATCCAGTGGATTTCGTTCGGCATCCTGGCCCCGATCGGGCTGGGCTATTTCGCCTACTCGGAGATCCGGATCAGGCGCCAGGAAAAGCAGGCGAAGGCACCCGAAACCCCGATGACCATCGAAGAGAAGCTCGCCGACCGCTACGGCCGTCGACGCTGA
- a CDS encoding DUF2254 domain-containing protein translates to MFGSAYLEADWRREALRTNLWVVPVLETLVITVLFVATYAADRAAYDGAIHFPEWVLNGTADTARVILTTIAAAIITVIGIVFSITIVVLTLASTQFGPRMLRNCVRDLGTQLALGAFVATFCYTMITLVSVGGGDKGDFVPHLSITVALVLTMANVGVLIYFLNHVAVMIQLPVVIAAIAKNLNSEIEAQNRGATTAKGLAVGPPCQELLLRLAESGAPIRTPRSGYLQVIRMEKLVKVASKANAVIELPYRPGHFFVAGQVMARVWPASAAAAVQESLDFGHIAGAYRTLPQDISFGVDQLVEIALRALSPAVNDTFTGMTCVDWIADGLCRISRSWHPQRVRRDPQGEIRVIAYQPDFERLVQRAFDTIRQAAVGMPAIMIRQLDALAKIIEQTSDRSRRTVLMRQADAIQKLNLETVPDSGDRNDVSRRYEAVVALIHADTQPLPSEILAS, encoded by the coding sequence ATGTTCGGCTCCGCTTATCTCGAGGCCGATTGGCGTCGGGAAGCCCTGAGAACAAATCTATGGGTTGTTCCGGTACTGGAAACATTGGTGATAACAGTCCTTTTCGTCGCCACCTACGCAGCGGACCGCGCTGCCTACGACGGCGCCATTCACTTCCCGGAATGGGTGCTGAACGGGACGGCCGATACGGCACGAGTCATCTTGACCACGATCGCCGCGGCAATCATCACCGTCATTGGCATCGTCTTCTCGATTACGATCGTCGTCCTGACTCTCGCTTCGACTCAATTCGGGCCGAGAATGCTACGCAATTGCGTGCGCGATTTGGGAACACAACTGGCTCTCGGGGCGTTCGTCGCAACGTTCTGTTACACGATGATCACCCTGGTCTCGGTCGGTGGCGGCGACAAGGGCGACTTTGTTCCGCATCTGTCGATCACTGTGGCGTTGGTGCTCACCATGGCGAATGTGGGTGTGCTGATTTACTTTCTCAACCACGTCGCCGTGATGATTCAGCTCCCCGTGGTCATCGCAGCCATCGCCAAAAACCTGAACTCAGAGATCGAGGCACAAAATCGTGGTGCCACAACAGCCAAAGGGCTCGCCGTCGGACCGCCTTGCCAAGAGTTGTTGTTGCGGCTGGCCGAGTCTGGCGCCCCTATCCGCACGCCGCGCAGCGGCTATCTGCAAGTAATCAGGATGGAAAAGTTGGTGAAGGTGGCGTCGAAGGCCAACGCGGTCATCGAGTTGCCTTATCGTCCAGGACATTTCTTCGTCGCGGGCCAGGTGATGGCGCGAGTGTGGCCGGCCAGCGCCGCGGCCGCGGTGCAGGAAAGTCTGGACTTCGGTCATATCGCAGGCGCATACCGGACACTCCCCCAGGATATTTCGTTTGGTGTCGATCAACTTGTTGAGATCGCGCTACGCGCACTGTCGCCCGCGGTGAACGACACCTTCACTGGTATGACGTGCGTCGACTGGATCGCCGACGGGCTCTGCCGGATTTCTCGCTCTTGGCATCCACAACGGGTCCGCCGCGACCCCCAGGGCGAGATACGCGTCATCGCCTACCAGCCCGATTTCGAGCGGCTTGTGCAGAGAGCGTTCGACACAATCCGTCAGGCGGCAGTAGGAATGCCCGCAATCATGATTCGCCAACTCGACGCCTTGGCGAAGATCATTGAACAAACATCCGACCGCAGCCGGCGAACGGTGCTCATGCGGCAAGCCGACGCAATCCAGAAATTGAACCTCGAAACGGTGCCCGACTCGGGAGATCGCAATGACGTGTCCCGCCGATACGAGGCGGTAGTGGCTTTGATCCACGCAGATACGCAGCCGTTGCCCTCCGAAATCCTGGCGAGCTGA
- a CDS encoding cobalamin biosynthesis protein yields the protein MPATRTRIVGVLVGFFADLALSDPKRGHPVAAFGRAAAELEQFTYRDAKIAGALQVGLAVGAVGLIGTAVQRAASRNSPLRSVAATAAATWVALGGTSLARTGLQMAQLLDRDDIGAARRLLPSLCGRDPAGLDGSGLTRAALESVAENTSDAQVAPLLWAAAGGVPAVLVYRAINTLDAMIGHRSPRYIRFGWAAARLDDAANYVPARVTAVLVVACAPLVGGSLAGAARAWRRDAVRHPSPNAGVVEAAFAGALGVRLGGPTQYHHELQIRPTLGDGRAPTVADLRRAVALSRIVQLGAAALLAAAVSRARCRR from the coding sequence GTGCCAGCGACACGGACCCGGATCGTCGGCGTACTGGTCGGGTTTTTCGCCGACCTCGCGCTGAGCGATCCGAAAAGAGGCCATCCCGTCGCGGCATTCGGCCGGGCCGCCGCCGAGCTCGAGCAGTTCACCTACCGCGACGCGAAGATTGCCGGCGCGTTGCAGGTGGGTCTCGCGGTTGGCGCGGTGGGGCTGATCGGCACGGCCGTGCAGCGGGCCGCCTCGCGTAACAGCCCGCTTCGGTCCGTTGCCGCCACCGCCGCGGCCACCTGGGTCGCCCTGGGCGGAACGTCGTTGGCGCGCACCGGCCTGCAGATGGCGCAGCTGCTCGACCGCGATGACATCGGCGCCGCGCGGCGACTGCTGCCGTCGCTGTGCGGGCGCGATCCGGCCGGGCTGGACGGCTCGGGGCTGACCCGCGCGGCGCTGGAATCCGTCGCGGAGAACACCTCCGACGCCCAGGTGGCACCGCTGCTGTGGGCAGCCGCCGGTGGGGTGCCCGCCGTGCTGGTGTACCGCGCGATCAACACCCTGGACGCGATGATCGGCCACCGCTCGCCCCGGTACATCCGATTTGGTTGGGCCGCAGCACGATTGGACGATGCGGCTAACTATGTCCCGGCTCGGGTGACCGCGGTGCTGGTAGTCGCGTGCGCGCCGCTGGTCGGCGGGTCGCTGGCGGGTGCGGCCAGGGCCTGGCGCCGCGACGCGGTCCGTCATCCCAGTCCCAACGCCGGTGTGGTCGAGGCGGCCTTCGCCGGGGCGCTGGGCGTGCGGCTGGGAGGGCCCACGCAGTATCACCACGAGCTGCAGATCCGCCCCACCCTCGGCGACGGGCGGGCGCCCACCGTGGCCGATCTGCGCCGCGCGGTGGCGCTGTCACGGATAGTGCAGCTGGGGGCCGCCGCGTTGCTGGCCGCTGCCGTGTCTCGTGCGCGCTGCCGGCGTTGA
- a CDS encoding MFS transporter gives MAALIGTTLEWYDFFIFGTAAALVFNKQFFVSNDPIVGVLASFATLAVGFGARPIGGLIFGRLGDRIGRRTTVLITIGLIGLVTGLIGVLPNYRSIGVWAPVALVALRLTQGLALGGEWSGAVVMTGEHAPSHRRALYTAIPLIGSPLGTLLSSGAFLAVAALPGESFNAWGWRLPFLAAFPMLLIALYIRWKLDESPDFRALVESRFVEKSPVSTVLRSMYRQLLAGAAASLIGMGGFYLVTTFVISYGTRVLHLSRSLLLSATLFGAVAESGVLITAGYLALRYGVYKVAAVGGMLSMLVAWPVFLAIDSRQPVVVVIAIVVAIIALNISYGVCGTLMAGLFPAPLRYTGVALASNTAATFSGAVPLLATYFSTLSGNQSWPNAALFAAMGAITTLGALRARSLAADPHAPTQHAPLIAAGDRQSLGHVANAATS, from the coding sequence GTGGCGGCACTGATAGGCACGACTCTGGAATGGTACGACTTCTTCATCTTCGGAACCGCCGCGGCTTTGGTGTTCAATAAGCAATTCTTCGTTAGCAACGACCCGATCGTCGGCGTCCTTGCCTCGTTCGCAACTCTTGCTGTCGGCTTCGGCGCCCGCCCGATCGGAGGCCTCATCTTCGGTCGGCTTGGCGATCGAATCGGACGTCGCACGACCGTGCTGATCACCATCGGATTGATCGGTCTTGTGACTGGGTTGATCGGGGTACTGCCGAATTACAGATCGATCGGGGTATGGGCACCAGTTGCCTTGGTTGCCTTGCGACTCACTCAAGGCCTGGCGCTCGGTGGCGAGTGGAGCGGGGCCGTCGTCATGACCGGCGAACATGCGCCGTCACACCGTCGGGCTCTCTACACTGCGATTCCGTTGATCGGATCTCCGCTCGGCACTCTGCTGTCATCAGGTGCGTTTCTTGCAGTCGCCGCTCTTCCCGGCGAGTCATTCAATGCCTGGGGATGGCGTCTGCCGTTCCTCGCGGCGTTCCCAATGCTGCTGATTGCCCTTTACATACGGTGGAAGCTCGACGAGTCACCGGATTTTCGAGCGCTCGTAGAGTCCAGGTTTGTGGAAAAGTCGCCGGTGTCAACGGTTCTGCGATCGATGTATAGGCAGCTGTTAGCGGGCGCCGCAGCGTCTCTCATTGGAATGGGCGGGTTCTATTTGGTGACAACGTTTGTCATCAGCTACGGAACGCGTGTACTCCATCTCTCCCGATCGCTCCTGCTTTCGGCGACCCTGTTCGGCGCGGTGGCCGAGAGCGGAGTCCTTATCACTGCGGGATACCTGGCACTTCGTTATGGCGTTTACAAGGTCGCGGCCGTCGGCGGAATGCTCAGCATGTTAGTGGCGTGGCCGGTGTTTTTGGCCATCGATTCTCGCCAGCCTGTTGTGGTTGTCATCGCGATCGTCGTGGCGATCATCGCCCTCAACATCTCGTACGGAGTGTGCGGCACCCTGATGGCCGGTCTGTTTCCGGCACCACTGCGCTATACGGGAGTTGCTCTGGCATCGAACACCGCCGCGACCTTCTCGGGAGCGGTGCCGCTGCTCGCCACCTACTTCTCGACTCTTAGTGGCAACCAATCCTGGCCCAACGCTGCGCTCTTCGCGGCTATGGGTGCCATCACTACCCTTGGTGCGCTCAGGGCTCGGTCGCTTGCCGCTGATCCGCATGCCCCAACCCAGCACGCTCCCTTGATCGCTGCCGGCGACAGGCAATCTCTCGGGCATGTGGCCAATGCCGCCACCTCCTGA
- a CDS encoding low molecular weight protein-tyrosine-phosphatase has translation MSELHVTFVCSGNICRSPMAEKMFADQLRQRGLGDAVRVTSAGTGNWHVGSSADERAAKVLRAHGYSTDHRAAQVDDEHLGADLVVALGRNHLRMLQQLGVDDDRIRMLRSFDPRSGAHALDVEDPYYGNQADFEEVLTVIEAALPGLHDWVDEQLAQNGHG, from the coding sequence GTGTCTGAGTTGCACGTGACCTTTGTCTGCAGCGGCAACATCTGCCGCTCGCCGATGGCCGAGAAGATGTTCGCCGACCAGCTGCGGCAGCGTGGCCTGGGCGACGCGGTCCGCGTCACCAGTGCCGGCACCGGCAACTGGCACGTCGGCAGTAGCGCCGATGAGCGGGCGGCCAAGGTGCTCCGGGCCCACGGCTACTCCACCGATCACCGCGCCGCGCAGGTCGACGACGAGCACCTGGGCGCCGACCTGGTGGTGGCCTTGGGCCGCAACCATCTTCGGATGCTGCAGCAACTCGGTGTCGACGACGACCGGATCAGGATGCTGCGCTCGTTCGACCCGCGCTCGGGCGCCCACGCACTCGACGTCGAGGATCCCTACTACGGCAATCAGGCTGATTTCGAAGAGGTGCTGACCGTCATTGAGGCCGCATTGCCCGGCCTGCACGACTGGGTCGACGAGCAACTAGCGCAAAACGGGCACGGTTGA
- a CDS encoding ArsB/NhaD family transporter, which yields MSTAYAIYATTIFVVAFVLIATERLNKTLVALGGATAMFVLPVINSHEVFYSEETGVDWDVIFLLLGMMIIVSVVRQTGVFEYVAIWAAKRAKGSPLRIMVFLLLVTAVGSAFLDNVTTVLLIAPVTLLVCERLGIGPAPFLLAEAFAANIGGAATLVGDPTSMIIGTAAQLSLVSFLANMAPAVILVFCALVALVPRLFPQAFSVDAERIADVMSLDENEAIRNRRLLVQCGIVLLAVFAGFVAHKQIHMEPSLVAMTGAGILIVISRLGREFYLSSVEWETLLFFAGLFVMVGALVRTGVMDKLAHAAGNAIGNNGLVTVMAVLVLSFLISGTVDNVPYAATMTPIVAHLAASEHQLHDPTVLWWALILGTVLGGNLSALGASANVVVVGIAKRAGSPISFWDFARKGVVVTAVSLAISAGYLWVRYFLLA from the coding sequence ATGAGCACCGCCTACGCCATTTATGCGACCACGATATTCGTGGTCGCATTCGTGTTGATCGCCACCGAACGCCTCAACAAGACGCTGGTGGCGCTCGGTGGCGCGACCGCGATGTTCGTACTGCCGGTGATCAATTCCCACGAGGTTTTCTACTCGGAAGAAACCGGCGTCGACTGGGACGTCATATTTTTGCTCCTGGGGATGATGATCATCGTCAGCGTTGTGCGCCAGACCGGGGTGTTCGAATACGTCGCGATCTGGGCGGCCAAGCGCGCCAAGGGTTCTCCGCTGCGGATCATGGTGTTCCTGTTGCTTGTGACCGCCGTCGGCTCCGCCTTCTTGGACAACGTCACCACCGTCCTGTTGATCGCACCCGTCACCCTGTTGGTTTGCGAGCGGCTGGGCATCGGCCCAGCACCATTTCTTCTCGCCGAAGCGTTCGCGGCCAACATTGGTGGCGCCGCGACGCTCGTCGGTGACCCGACGTCGATGATCATCGGCACCGCAGCGCAACTCAGCCTCGTCTCCTTCCTGGCGAATATGGCCCCCGCGGTAATCCTCGTTTTTTGCGCACTGGTCGCCCTGGTCCCGCGCTTGTTCCCGCAGGCATTCAGCGTCGATGCCGAGCGCATCGCCGATGTCATGTCGCTCGACGAGAACGAGGCGATCCGCAATCGTCGCCTGCTGGTCCAGTGCGGAATCGTCCTCCTCGCAGTATTCGCCGGTTTTGTTGCGCACAAACAGATCCACATGGAGCCGTCCTTGGTGGCGATGACCGGGGCGGGCATCCTGATCGTGATATCCAGACTGGGCCGTGAGTTCTACCTGTCCAGTGTGGAATGGGAGACGTTGCTGTTCTTCGCAGGACTGTTCGTGATGGTCGGGGCGTTGGTGCGGACCGGAGTCATGGACAAATTGGCCCACGCGGCAGGCAACGCGATCGGCAACAATGGCCTGGTGACGGTGATGGCCGTCCTCGTCCTGTCCTTCCTCATCAGCGGGACCGTCGACAACGTCCCCTATGCGGCCACGATGACGCCGATCGTCGCTCACCTGGCTGCCTCGGAGCACCAGCTGCACGATCCCACGGTGCTGTGGTGGGCGCTGATCTTGGGGACCGTCCTCGGAGGCAACCTCAGCGCGCTAGGCGCCAGTGCAAATGTCGTCGTCGTCGGGATCGCCAAGCGCGCCGGAAGTCCGATCTCTTTCTGGGACTTCGCCCGAAAAGGGGTGGTGGTGACCGCAGTGTCACTGGCGATCTCGGCGGGTTACCTCTGGGTACGTTATTTCCTGCTGGCGTAA
- a CDS encoding VOC family protein, with amino-acid sequence MTFPALNHVAVTVRDIAVSGPWYRKLLGTDPMLDEHTDAGFRHQVWLLQGGTVFGIHQHDHEAPDEKFSEHRVGLDHVGFGCADRAELEGWAARLNELGIEHGGLVEAPYGTGLSFRDPDGIALEFFALPE; translated from the coding sequence ATGACCTTCCCCGCCCTCAACCACGTCGCGGTCACGGTGCGTGACATCGCCGTCAGCGGCCCCTGGTATCGCAAACTGCTCGGGACCGATCCCATGCTGGACGAACACACCGACGCCGGATTCCGTCACCAGGTGTGGCTGCTGCAGGGCGGCACGGTGTTCGGCATCCACCAGCACGATCACGAGGCGCCCGACGAGAAATTCAGCGAGCACCGCGTCGGTCTCGACCATGTCGGCTTCGGCTGCGCCGACCGTGCCGAGCTCGAAGGCTGGGCGGCGCGGCTGAACGAGCTCGGGATCGAGCACGGCGGCCTCGTCGAAGCGCCCTACGGCACGGGGCTGAGTTTCCGCGATCCCGACGGTATTGCGTTGGAGTTCTTCGCGCTTCCCGAGTGA
- a CDS encoding maleylpyruvate isomerase N-terminal domain-containing protein: MTEAIATGARRHLRSGADAAAAYRTVQGRVDALLRGRVGECERSVPACPQWSIRQTVCHLAGTAQDLVGTNLDNAGTDEWTRAQLDRLGDHTLDAVLDLWATATETVAEFLANSPKLVGAQSVLDALTHEHDIRGALGEPGSRTADPAFAVAVGFLTTMTDRTIRRNAHPCLQLTTPTTGTTQLGDAAKAPAQVAVELSDFEALRAFGGRRSHRQLSALPWDGDAAPLLPVFETAVVRPPAGDLVE, from the coding sequence ATGACCGAAGCGATCGCGACCGGCGCGCGGCGCCACCTGCGCTCCGGGGCCGACGCCGCCGCGGCGTACCGCACGGTGCAGGGCCGTGTCGATGCCCTGCTGCGGGGCCGCGTCGGCGAGTGCGAGCGCAGCGTGCCGGCCTGCCCACAGTGGTCGATTCGGCAGACGGTGTGCCACCTGGCCGGCACCGCCCAGGACTTGGTGGGGACCAACCTCGACAATGCGGGTACCGACGAATGGACCCGGGCCCAGCTCGACCGTCTTGGCGACCACACCCTCGACGCGGTCCTCGACCTGTGGGCAACGGCCACCGAGACGGTCGCCGAATTCTTGGCGAACAGCCCGAAACTCGTTGGTGCTCAATCGGTTCTCGACGCGCTGACCCACGAACACGACATCCGCGGCGCCCTCGGCGAACCCGGTTCCCGCACGGCCGATCCGGCGTTCGCGGTGGCCGTCGGATTCTTGACCACGATGACCGACCGGACCATCCGGCGCAATGCGCATCCGTGCCTGCAGTTGACGACCCCGACGACCGGAACCACTCAGCTCGGCGACGCCGCTAAAGCGCCCGCCCAAGTCGCGGTTGAGCTCAGCGATTTCGAGGCGCTGCGCGCCTTCGGCGGACGACGCAGCCACCGACAGTTGTCGGCCCTGCCTTGGGACGGAGACGCCGCGCCGCTGCTGCCGGTCTTCGAGACGGCCGTGGTGCGACCGCCCGCCGGAGACCTCGTTGAATAA